CGAACGCTTCATGGAACGCTACGCACCGACGATCAAGGACCTTGCCCCGCGGGACATCGTCTCGCGCAGCATCATCAGCGAGATTCGCGAGGGCCGGGGCGTGGGCCGTGATAAGGACGCCGTTAACATCGACCTGACCCACCTGCCGCGCGAGGTAATTGAAGGGAAGCTGGCCGAGATCACCGATCTGGCTCGCACCTACTTGGGCATGGACCCGGTCAAGGATCTGGTGCCCGTGCAGCCCACAGCGCACTACGCGATGGGCGGTATTCCCACCGACCTGAACGGCCTGTGCCTGAGTGACGGTAACGGTGGCAGCATCGAGGGGCTGTACGCGGCGGGTGAGCAGGCCTGCGTGTCGTTGCACGGCGCGAACCGTCTGGGTACCAACAGCCTAGGTGACCTAGTGGTGTTTGGCCGCCGCGCAGGGATCTACGCGGCGCAGTACGCCCGCCAGGTGGAATTCCCCGATCTCCCCGACGATCCCCAGAGCGGCACCAAGGACATGTTCGATGGCCTGCGCAATGGCAGCGGCAAGGAAAACCCGGCGCTGATCCGCAAGGAGATGCAGGAGTCGATGATGAATAACGTCGGCATCTTCCGCAATGGCCCAGACATGGAGCGGCAGGTCGAGATCCTCAAGGAGCTGAAGTCGCGCTACCAGAACGTGAACGTGGGCGATCCCAGCCTGCGCTACAACAGCGAATTGATTGAGGTGATGGAGCTGGGCTTCATGCTCGACTGCGCCGAGGCCATGACCGCTAGCGCCCTGAACCGCACCGAGTCACGCGGGGCGCATGACCGCGCCGATTACCACACCCGCGACGACATTAACTGGCTCAAGCACACCATGGCTTACAAGGACCTGGACCGGCCCGGCAATGTCCTGATTGGCTACAAAGATGTGGCCCTGAAGGGATTCACCCGCGCCTTCGAGCCCAAAGCCCGCGTTTACTGACCCGTGACTGAGGAGATGGAGGCAGGGTCAGCCCGCTTCATCTCTCCAAAGGAACTTCAAATGACCCAAACGCA
Above is a genomic segment from Deinococcus humi containing:
- the sdhA gene encoding succinate dehydrogenase flavoprotein subunit encodes the protein MQHRYDVLVIGAGGAGLMAALYAAKGNVSVACISKLYPTRSHTGAAQGGIGAALGNVAEDHWEWHMFDTVKGGDYLTDQDAAEVFAKDIIDAVYELEHMGLPFSRTPEGRIAQRKFGGHTREFGKAAVERSCYAKDRTGHMILQTLYQQNVKEGTKFFNEFHVTDLLIEDGRCRGVVAYELSTGEIHTFHAKAVILAAGGYGRIFKITSNALTLTGDLMSIYYRKGLPLEDMEFYQFHPTGLAKLGILVTEGIRGEGGILRNDSGERFMERYAPTIKDLAPRDIVSRSIISEIREGRGVGRDKDAVNIDLTHLPREVIEGKLAEITDLARTYLGMDPVKDLVPVQPTAHYAMGGIPTDLNGLCLSDGNGGSIEGLYAAGEQACVSLHGANRLGTNSLGDLVVFGRRAGIYAAQYARQVEFPDLPDDPQSGTKDMFDGLRNGSGKENPALIRKEMQESMMNNVGIFRNGPDMERQVEILKELKSRYQNVNVGDPSLRYNSELIEVMELGFMLDCAEAMTASALNRTESRGAHDRADYHTRDDINWLKHTMAYKDLDRPGNVLIGYKDVALKGFTRAFEPKARVY